AGCGCAAGGAGTCCAGATAATAGAAACGAGTCCGCCGAGTAATAATCCCCCCAAAAAACCACTGCCCTGATGGCCTGGAGACATAAAAGTGCCCCCGATAACCGCTATTTTTTGCGTTAAGTGATTAAACAGTTCTGTTAAATAATTAGATAACAAAATAAGGGAAAACAAGAATAAGAAACCATAGGCGATGTAACGAATTACATTGGAATCGATACCCGAATAATGCACTAATTGACGTGCAAACAATGCAAATAAAGCGAAAGTAAAAACAAATCCAATAATAATACCTAATGAGCGTCTTTTAGAACCGACCAAAGACCCCGCCAGAATAATAGGCAAGATGGCCAAAATACAAGGGGATAAGATTAGAGCAAATCCCTCTAAAAATCCTAACAGAATAGTGGCCAGATCAGCATTCATAAGAATGACCTTCAGTTAATTTACCTTGCCCATTGATTTAATTATAAATCATTTATGAACACCTGATGATATCAACTTAAAGATGTGTCTGCCGGATTAGACAAAGTCGTAATCCGCGATTGAGGCACGTTCCCGTACGCTATGCTACGGGATACGTTACAAAAGCTTAATAAGATCTTCCTGACTCAGTTCTATTTTGTATTAATGAGCGCCCGATACCTGAAAATTATCCACCCAAGAATGCCCTCGTTGGCAAATTGCCAACGACAACAAGCCAATCACAGCGCCAAAAATATAATATCCAGCTGGAGCAATAAAATTTCCGGTTTTGTCTACCAACCACATCAAAAATAAAGGAGTGGTACTACCGAAAATGGAGATTCCTACGTTAAAAGCAAACCCAAAACCGCTATAACGATAAGCTTTAGGAAATAAAGAAACCATATAAGCATTCATTGGTGCATAAGTTATAGCAATCACGATAGACATCACAATCAACCCTTTTGTGATATTCACTACATTACCTGAGGACAATAAATAAAAGACAGGAATGCTAACCACTATCATGCACATCATACCGAGACGAATGATGGTTCTATGCCCAACCGTATCCGCAAATACAGCAACCACGGGCTCTAATAAGGCGTCGACTAAGAGTGCTGCGGTAATAATTAAAGCAACCACACTTAAAGACAAATTAAAATAAGCATGAAGATAGGTAGCAGTAAATACATAGGTGCCAAAAGTCATAATTCCAGTCAGCCATGCCAAGCCTATCACTCCAAGCATTTGCCAAGGTTTTTCTCTTATTGCTGTCATAAGAGGTACCCGAGGTTTTTCATCTGTTTTTATATGGGTATATTCTGGTGTTTCATGGACGTGAATGCGTAAAAAGAAAATCACTAATCCGGCCAGTAAGGCTAAAGCAAACCCTAATCGCCACCCCCATGCAGGCATAAACGAAGAAGTAAAAAACGATGC
This Legionella fallonii LLAP-10 DNA region includes the following protein-coding sequences:
- a CDS encoding MFS transporter, whose amino-acid sequence is MALSSQIKALLAGISGTALQWYDFAIFGYFAPIIATTYFPNENYLASILHTFSIFAVSYLLAPLGAIAFGYIGDRYGRKKALTLSILMMAIPTALISVIPGYQLIGVAAPILITLLRIMQGFVASAEFTGSSIFLIEHAKPTAKAFYGCLTSSAYSFGSILAGLAASFFTSSFMPAWGWRLGFALALLAGLVIFFLRIHVHETPEYTHIKTDEKPRVPLMTAIREKPWQMLGVIGLAWLTGIMTFGTYVFTATYLHAYFNLSLSVVALIITAALLVDALLEPVVAVFADTVGHRTIIRLGMMCMIVVSIPVFYLLSSGNVVNITKGLIVMSIVIAITYAPMNAYMVSLFPKAYRYSGFGFAFNVGISIFGSTTPLFLMWLVDKTGNFIAPAGYYIFGAVIGLLSLAICQRGHSWVDNFQVSGAH